A genomic window from Pyricularia oryzae 70-15 chromosome 7, whole genome shotgun sequence includes:
- a CDS encoding glycosyl hydrolase family 76 protein: MWRRLGAGCCLASASVLALTGIAQAYTLDPNSTDSVKMVSRQIADDMIDNYYFGHLPGNQPGLLPKPYYWWEGGALMGALIDYWYYTGDTKFNKMTTEGLLAQVGEEKDYMPAAQAFNEGNDDQGFWGVAVMAAAEYRFPDPPPDKPQWLALAQAVFNTQASRWDTGNCNGGLRWQVYDWNNGFDYKNTISQGCFFNIASRLALYTGNATYAEWADRAWDWIWGIGIIDTETWWIQDGARIPGNCTSITPYVWTYNTGVLMHGVAAMYNFTTGAARQRWAARLDKIVDMSKIFFNGTNKDVMSEVACEPVGRCNIDQQSFKAYLSRWMAATTKWAPQTSDRIMPLLRSSAVAAAQQCTGGENGRMCGLRWIDEGRNDGLFGLGQMMAALEVVISVMAVNSSAPVTDNSGGTSRGDPGAGGRDIGRTRFEAFAPINSGDRAGAYVLTVASLVGLFAAIAFMLLDETEKKSWPQRWSELRLFIVHGGRSGDGAAAIAAGGLLRKKGPSAEEKGKAIDVVDEVHRSDSDGNGGTAIAEANRTKNINSTRVLPIDPASVRKAPDSGPAPEQGAGFRRSATQQLERAGPTSNKRNSLKKSAAPSSQRPSRVSA, from the exons ATGTGGCGTCGACTTGGGGCTGGCTGCTGCTTGGCATCGGCCTCGGTGCTCGCCTTGACTGGAATCGCGCAGGCTTATACTCTGGATCCCAATTCCACAG ACTCTGTCAAGATGGTCTCTAGGCAAATTGCAGACGACATGATCGACAATTACTATTTTGGCCACTTGCCGGGGAACCAACCTGGGTTACTACCAAAGCCATATTACT GGTGGGAGGGAGGTGCTCTAATGGGCGCTCTGATCGACTATTGGTACTACACGGGCGACACCAAGTTCAATAAAATGACGACGGAAGGTCTTCTCGCCCAAGTCGGCGAAGAAAAAGATTACATGCCGGCAGCTCAGGCCTTCAACGAAGGCAACGATGACCAGGGTTTCTGGGGAGTGGCAGTTATGGCGGCAGCAGAGTACAGGTTCCCTGATCCGCCCCCTGATAAGCCCCAGTGGTTAGCGCTCGCGCAAGCCGTCTTTAACACGCAGGCCTCGCGCTGGGACACGGGCAACTGCAACGGCGGGCTGCGTTGGCAGGTCTACGACTGGAACAATGGCTTCGACTACAAGAACACGATTTCGCAGGGGTGCTTCTTCAACATAGCATCCAGATTGGCGCTCTATACGGGCAACGCAACGTATGCTGAGTGGGCAGATCGGGCATGGGACTGGATATGGGGGATCGGAATCATCGACACGGAGACGTGGTGGATTCAGGACGGAGCCAGGATCCCGGGAAACTGCACCAGTATAACTCCATACGTATGGACATACAACACGGGCGTCTTGATGCACGGCGTAGCGGCCATGTACAATTTTACGACCGGCGCAGCACGACAGAGGTGGGCGGCCCGGCTCGATAAGATTGTCGACATGTCCAAGATCTTTTTCAACGGCACGAACAAGGACGTCATGTCCGAAGTAGCTTGCGAGCCCGTCGGACGGTGCAACATTGACCAACAGTCGTTCAAAGCATACCTCTCGCGCTGGATGGCGGCCACGACGAAATGGGCACCCCAGACTTCTGACCGCATCATGCCGCTGCTAAGATCTTCGGCGGTCGCTGCAGCACAGCAATGCACTGGCGGCGAGAATGGTCGCATGTGTGGTTTGCGGTGGATAGATGAAGGGAGGAATGACGGGCTGTTTGGACTAGGTCAAATGATGGCAGCGCTCGAGGTCGTTATAAGCGTCATGGCTGTCAACTCGAGCGCGCCCGTGACAGACAATTCAGGTGGTACGTCGCGGGGTGATCCTGGTGCCGGCGGTAGAGACATTGGCAGGACTCGCTTCGAAGCCTTTGCGCCCATCAACTCAGGAGATAGGGCCGGAGCATACGTACTTACTGTAGCCAGCCTGGTGGGTCTTTTTGCAGCCATTGCGTTCATGCTGTTGGATGAGACGGAAAAGAAGTCATGGCCGCAGCGGTGGTCAGAGCTGCGCTTATTCATCGTGCATGGAGGGAGGTCCGGTGATGGCGCGGCCGCTATAGCAGCGGGAGGTTTGCTGCGCAAAAAAGGCCCCTCAGCGGAGGAAAAGGGCAAGGCCATCGATGTCGTTGATGAGGTGCATCGGTCTGACAGCGATGGGAATGGCGGGACAGCAATCGCAGAGGCCAACAGAACCAAAAACATCAACAGCACGCGGGTCTTGCCTATAGATCCGGCCTCTGTCAGAAAAGCCCCTGACAGCGGACCTGCTCCTGAACAAGGAGCAGGTTTTCGAAGGTCCGCCACTCAGCAACTTGAGAGGGCAGGGCCTACATCGAATAAGCGCAACTCACTCAAGAAGTCTGCGGCGCCGAGCAGTCAAAGACCGTCCAGGGTGTCTGCCTAG
- a CDS encoding cytochrome P450 52E1 has protein sequence MNRIALWTVASFLLVPFTAHACLQTWHILAGTSSPTGKWRSRATYILSGLLLKVQYDLFVKLTLELRARRLGCLPAKLYPHKDPVLGLDYFFKALRAAGAGQFFPFARENLKTIGHTHYAMALGTWVLHTDEPENIKSILATDFDSWEIAGPRLLPVLDVLGPKSIFTSNGEGWHQARSMLRPSFVRDQVADLACFDRHISHLLKKIRSSCQEGMVAFDLQKLFFLMTMDSSTDFLLGRSTDLLVKASPEAEDFLRAFDYVLFQGAKMARLGPIMMKLPHRKFDAEVQTVRSFVRKYVSKAMAEKGYQKERSYLFLHELVASGASVEYITDQVLSIILAGRDTTAAALAAAFYFLSKSPDIVDKLRQEMLEMGEENPDWETLRGMKYLQNVIKEALRLAPPVATNSRTSCKETTLPRGGGPDGKSPVLIPKGTSCRWSNYSAYRRADIYGPDADEFRPERWEDLRVAWEYTPFSGGPRICIGQQFALTQMSLAIFRILQNFDKIKSKNEGPMGMRAGVTVSLADPGCLVSMTPIA, from the exons ATGAATCGCATAGCCCTTTGGACCGTTGCATCATTTCTTCTGGTACCCTTCACCGCACATGCTTGTCTCCAAACATGGCATATTTTGGCGGGGACCTCTTCTCCAACTGGAAAATGGAGGAGCCGGGCTACTTACATCCTGTCTGGGCTGCTGCTCAAGGTACAGTACGACCTCTTTGTCAAACTGACACTTGAGCTGCGGGCGCGGCGCCTGGGCTGCCTGCCAGCCAAGCTCTACCCGCACAAGGACCCTGTGCTCGGCTTGGACTATTTTTTCAAGGCGTTGCGCGCGGCTGGCGCTGGGCAGTTCTTCCCGTTTGCGAGGGAGAACCTGAAGACTATCGGGCACACGCATTATGCAATGGCTCTAGGGACCTGGGTCCTGCACACGGACGAACCCGAGAACATCAAGAGCATCCTGGCAACCGATTTCGACAGCTGGGAGATAGCAGGCCCGAGGCTGCTCCCCGTGCTCGATGTGCTGGGTCCCAAGAGCATCTTCACCAGCAACGGGGAGGGATGGCACCAAGCCCGTTCCATGCTCCGGCCGAGCTTCGTACGTGATCAAGTCGCCGACCTGGCTTGCTTCGACCGCCACATCAGTCACCTGCTCAAGAAGATCCGCAGCTCCTGCCAGGAGGGCATGGTTGCCTTTGACCTCCAGAAGCTCTTCTTCCTCATGACCATGGACTCGAGCACCGACTTTCTGCTCGGCAGGAGTACTGATCTCCTGGTGAAGGCCTCGCCCGAAGCCGAGGATTTCCTCAGGGCCTTCGACTACGTCCTGTTCCAGGGCGCGAAGATGGCACGGCTTGGTCCCATCATGATGAAGCTGCCACACCGCAAGTTTGACGCGGAGGTCCAGACGGTAAGAAGCTTTGTCCGTAAATACGTCTCCAAGGCCATGGCCGAGAAGGGGTACCAGAAGGAGAGGAGCTATCTGTTTCTCCACGAGCTCGTTGCATCAGGGGCCAGTGTGGAGTACATCACCGACCAGGTTCTGTCCATTATACTTGCAGGGCGGGATACGACTGCTGCTGCGCTGGCTGCCGCCTTCTACTTCTTATCAAAGTCACCCGACATTGTAGACAAGCTGAGGCAGGAGATGTTGGAGATGGGAGAGGAGAACCCGGATTGGGAGACGTTGAGAGGCATGAAGTATCTCCAAAATGTGATCAAAGAGG CTTTGCGCCTCGCGCCTCCCGTTGCCACCAATTCCAGAACATCATGCAAGGAGACTACCCTGCCCCGTGGCGGTGGGCCCGATGGAAAATCGCCAGTCCTTATCCCCAAGGGTACATCGTGTCGATGGAGTAACTATTCTGCGTACCGACGGGCAGACATCTATGGCCCTGATGCAGACGAGTTCCGGCCGGAGAGGTGGGAAGATTTG AGGGTTGCTTGGGAATACACTCCGTTCAGTGGGGGGCCGAGAATCTGCATTGGCCAGCAGTTTGCCCTGACGCAGATGTCTTTGGCCATATTCAGGATCTTACAAAACTTTGACAAGATCAAGTCCAAGAACGAGGGCCCTATGGGGATGCGGGCGGGCGTTACTGTATCGCTAGCTGATCCGGGGTGCTTGGTGAGCATGACACCGATTGCCTAA
- a CDS encoding RIP defective: MDASLLPAPASPVTPPIRRLQEAIVCLVSSTTPSESEEQLTLLKPTVVHSFKPFRIKHMAAGSHHSLACTEDGRVLAWGVDAVFVPAGIDNSMAISEDEEHFGWGFSSEYSTGLGTEDTVEKPAVARRGDTTGKMVSFVGCGDVDVDEDENNNEDYENVDRLKRLNREYDERPRRRLVIDDDDVEIISDDEDNDGGLEHIDLTGDDEDDDQGGDGHGFFRNRGLKQHQTRLESYYRNGLNISPGVLVELHQRLQPFNIEFLQVKMIYSQPGDGERRVLVRGIPYARNRSLRAMLEPHGNEVCQIFEVDDNDPSPAHDQALVEIEFAAIKRVRQFAITNTPYPENSCVLTDFNNDKAKAQRMGRLICRWRHTIYYRDAGRRCKEKAHRWRLEHLSETALSTAGHSNLHIKTSDSNTMMYWRGGRTKGGSYFPGNRPPTIDLSDEDDHGNSKKRARGQKYIFGDMFCGAGGASQGARAAGFRLGYAVEHWNHAAATYRHNFPEVNLFEGDIFDFLQRNDLDFVDILHLSPPCQYWSPAKTRPGKNDEINRAALFACGDVVQKLRPRLFTLEQTFGILREMHRPYFNKLVQWFTTLRYSVEWGIVHLQDWGVPQPRRRLVMIGSCPGEVLPALPPASHGKAPGLRPYTTVNDVLASIPHGAQLHDVQRAERLGAAGTPWNGNTILRETLCCGRGKTCHPSGRRLFTERELAGLHGFPHFFEFQGSSVIKQIGNAFPPSAVEHLYKHLLDHLQKVDFVAMNPSSHPSHQTRPSGQNQPVRQDVALAVRPRRRRDDIVVIEDSDNESTSSSIVICGRQESPVDSDNITPQRRSFVLPQYPESMVVDGDGDDNFADSDGDSGSDVTMDGEEAPFVEFLARRQAESGYQ, translated from the exons ATGGATGCATCTCTGCTGCCTGCGCCAGCCAGTCCAGTCACTCCACCCATCCGCCGGTTGCA GGAAGCGATCGTTTGCTTGGTTTCCTCTACGACTCCATCAGAGAGCGAGGAGCAGCTTACTTTGCTTAAGCCCACCGTGGTGCACAGCTTCAAGCCTTTTCGTATCAAGCATATGGCAGCGGGCTCACACCACTCTTTGGCATGTACCGAAGATGGTCGGGTTCTGGCCTGGG GTGTTGACGCTGTTTTTGTGCCCGCCGGTATAGATAACTCGATGGCTATATCAGAGGATGAAGAACATTTTGGTTGGGGATTTTCGTCCGAGTATAGCACCGGCTTGGGAACCGAAGACACGGTTGAGAAGCCTGCTGTTGCTAGGCGCGGTGATACTACGGGGAAAATGGTCTCCTTTGTCGGCTGTGGTG ACGTGGACGTGGATGAGGACGAGAACAACAATGAAGACTATGAAAACGTGGACCGCCTGAAGCGCCTGAACCGGGAATATGACGAAAGACCTCGTCGTCGACTTGTaattgatgatgatgatgttgAAATCATCTCAGATGACGAAGACAACGACGGCGGTCTCGAACATATTGACCTAACCGGggacgatgaggatgatgatCAAGGCGGCGATGGCCATGGGTTCTTCAGGAACCGGGGTCTTAAGCAGCACCAAACCCGCCTTGAAAGTTATTATCGCAATGGCCTGAACATTTCCCCAGGTGTTTTGGTGGAGCTACATCAAAGGCTGCAGCCTTTCAACATTGAATTCCTCCAAGTCAAAATGATTTATTCTCAGCCTGGAGACGGAGAGAGAAGAGTCCTTGTCCGCGGAATTCCATACGCCCGCAACCGCTCGTTGAGGGCTATGTTGGAACCACACGGCAACGAAGTTTGCCAAATCTTTGAG GTTGATGACAACGATCCCAGTCCGGCCCATGATCAAGCACTGGTCGAGATCGAGTTTGCGGCCATCAAGCGGGTTAGGCAGTTTGCTATAACGAATACCCCATACCCAGAAAACTCGTGCGTCTTGACAGACTTTAATAATGACAAGGCCAAGGCTCAGCGCATGGGCAGACTGATTTGTCGGTGGAGGCATACCATATACTACCGTGACGCTGGCAGGAGGTGCAAGGAGAAGGCGCACAGATGGAGATTAGAACATCTCAGCGAGACTGCTTTGTCCACAGCCGGGCACAGCAATCTCCACATCAAAACTTCCGACTCGAACACAATGATGTACTGGCGAGGAGGAAGAACCAAAGGAGGTTCATATTTTCCAGGGAATCGCCCGCCCACTATTGACCTCTCAGACGAGGACGACCACGGCAACAGCAAGAAACGGGCCCGAGGCCAGAAATACATCTTTGGGGACATGTTCTGCGGTGCCGGAGGTGCTTCTCAAGGCGCCAGGGCGGCAGGATTCCGGTTGGGATATGCCGTCGAACACTGGAACCACGCAGCCGCAACGTACCGGCACAACTTCCCCGAGGTAAACCTTTTCGAAGGTGACATCTTTGACTTTCTGCAGCGCAACGACCTCGATTTCGTCGACATTCTGCACCTGTCACCGCCATGCCAATATTGGTCACCTGCAAAGACTCGCCCTGGTAAAAACGACGAGATTAACAGGGCCGCCTTGTTTGCGTGCGGAGATGTCGTTCAAAAACTGCGGCCCAGGCTCTTTACGTTGGAGCAGACCTTTGGCATTCTGCGAGAGATGCACAGGCCCTACTTCAACAAGCTCGTACAGTGGTTTACCACTCTACGGTACAGCGTCGAATGGGGTATCGTTCACCTACAGGACTGGGGTGTCCCTCAGCCGCGGAGGAGATTGGTAATGATCGGGTCTTGCCCCGGTGAAGTGTTGCCAGCCCTCCCTCCCGCATCTCATGGCAAAGCCCCTGGCCTTCGGCCTTATACCACTGTCAATGACGTCCTTGCGAGCATCCCGCACGGCGCGCAGCTGCACGACGTCCAAAGGGCCGAACGTCTGGGAGCCGCCGGGACACCGTGGAACGGAAACACGATTCTTCGGGAAACCCTGTGTTGTGGTCGTGGCAAGACGTGTCACCCAAGCGGCCGGCGGCTTTTCACCGAGAGAGAGTTGGCCGGGCTTCATGGCTTTCCGCACTTTTTCGAATTCCAGGGGAGCAGCGTCATCAAGCAGATCGGAAACGCCTTCCCGCCTTCGGCTGTAGAACATCTTTACAAACATCTCCTCGACCATCTCCAAAAGGTTGACTTTGTGGCTATGAACCCGAGCTCACACCCTAGCCATCAGACTCGGCCCAGCGGACAGAACCAACCTGTACGGCAGGATGTCGCGTTGGCGGTGCGTCCTCGGAGGAGGAGGGACGACATTGTCGTGATTGAAGATAGTGACAACGAGAGCACTTCCAGCTCTATTGTCATTTGTGGCAGGCAGGAATCCCCTGTTGACAGCGACAACATCACACCACAGCGTCGGTCTTTTGTGCTCCCGCAATATCCCGAGAGCATGGTCGTCGATGGGGATGGAGACGACAACTTTGCAGACTCGGATGGTGATTCGGGCAGTGATGTGACAATGGATGGCGAAGAGGCTCCATTTGTTGAGTTTCTGGCTCGTCGCCAGGCTGAATCTGGATACCAATGA